The following coding sequences lie in one Rutidosis leptorrhynchoides isolate AG116_Rl617_1_P2 chromosome 4, CSIRO_AGI_Rlap_v1, whole genome shotgun sequence genomic window:
- the LOC139840808 gene encoding F-box protein At5g41720-like, with translation MDSILFCSDDMKVEILSRTSLKTLYTLRCTSKEICSLTYSSYFWDLYKQRNDIVSGFLIQRWGTIPKFAPARDSKTLDLSFLPHGCDILASSEQGIVVFQRLRYGTLRVSMDYYVCKPSTKQVLQLPNPKTIPLCNVKSVAIVLMGSNPLHYKIIGLSEDLDYRSWKTKSFSPLISNFFTATSSP, from the exons ATGGATTCCATCTTATTTTGTAGCGACGATATGAAGGTCGAGATTCTTTCTCGAACATCGTTGAAGACACTATACACTCTTCGTTGTACAAGCAAAGAAATTTGTTCGCTAACATATAGCTCGTATTTTTGGGACTTATACAAGCAAAGAAACGATATCGTATCTGGTTTTTTGATACAAAGGTGGGGTACAATCCCAAAATTTGCACCAGCTCGTGACTCAAAAACTCTGGATCTTAGTTTTCTGCCACATGGCTGTGACATCTTGGCATCTTCAGAGCAAGGAATTGTTGTCTTCCAGCGTCTAAGATATGGGACACTGAGGGTGAGTATGGATTACTACGTTTGTAAACCTTCTACTAAACAGGTTTTGCAATTACCGAATCCGAAAACCATTCCACTCTGTAATGTTAAATCAGTTGCTATCGTCTTGATGGGTTCTAATCCATTGCATTACAAGATCATTGGATTGTCTGAAGATTTAGATTATCGCAG CTGGAAAACAAAATCATTTTCACCTTTGATATCGAACTTCTTTACTGCTACTTCATCTCCGTAA
- the LOC139840809 gene encoding uncharacterized protein: protein MASYLLSYDSDSEDELIIALIQDLEDEDEDDEVESERVSRSRIYIPRNREEAGENLWKDYFSDTPVFPSYKFKRHFRMRIELFLRISQGISNFDHDISEHFRFFKERFDAIGRLTFTILQKMTSDLRQLAYGTAADMFDEYLKISEQTSILCFDNFCKCIITLYKERYMRSPYAYDVQRLYSKHEEKHGFKGMLGSIDCMH from the coding sequence ATGGCATCGTATTTACTTAGTTACGATTCTGATTCGGAAGACGAGCTTATTATTGCACTAATACAAGAtttagaagatgaagatgaagatgacgaAGTCGAATCCGAGCGTGTTTCAAGATCCcgaatttatattccaagaaatCGTGAAGAAGCCGGAGAAAACTTATGGAAGGATTATTTTAGTGACACACCAGTGTTTCCGTCAtataaatttaaaaggcattttcGTATGCGCATTGAACTATTTCTCCGAATATCGCAAGGTATTTCTAATTTCGATCATGATATTTCCGAGCATTTTAGATTTTTTAAGGAACGTTTCGATGCTATCGGTCGGCTGACTTTTACAATATTGCAAAAAATGACTTCGGATCTACGCCAATTGGCGTATGGAACTGCCGCCGATATGTTTGATGAATATTTAAAAATAAGTGAGCAAACCTCAATACTttgttttgataacttttgtaaatGTATTATTACATTATACAAAGAACGTTACATGAGATCTCCCTATGCATACGATGTTCAACGATTATATAGTAAACATGAGGAGAAACATGGTTTTAAGGGTATGCTCGggagtattgattgtatgcattga